In a single window of the Roseiconus lacunae genome:
- the fusA gene encoding elongation factor G, whose amino-acid sequence MKLENVRNIGISAHIDSGKTTLSERILFYAGRIHKIEDVRGGGDGATMDHMELEKERGITITSAATSLQWKGNAINLIDTPGHVDFTVEVERSLRVLDGAVLVLCSVGGVQSQSITVDRQMKRYQVPRLAFINKMDRTGANPFRVVEQLREKLGAEAFLMQYPIGAEENFEGVVDLIEMKSYRFSGTEGQNVDVGEVPENLKEKCEAQRLHMLEQLSMYNDEMMELLLSEEEVPKEMIYKVTRDAVLGGATPVYMGTAFKNKGVQPLLDAVNSYLPSPLDREIHGRDPQDEEKRIELKPDPKAPFVGMGFKIVDDPFGQLTFMRIYQGTIEKGGTYVNQRTGRSERFSRIVRMHSDKREEIDKAEAGDIIAVMGIDAASGDTYGDTRDQCTLESMFVPDPVIKIAVSPKSRGDGDKMGKALQRFRKEDPTFRVMTDEETNEILISGMGELHLEVYIERIRREYDVEIEVGAPKVSYRESPTKSIEFNYKHKKQTGGSGQYAHIVGKLSPLESVSEDSFEFEDHVVGGRIPKQYIPAIEKGFRDILGKGPLAEYPVVGTRIDLNDGSFHEVDSSEKAFYTAAQGCFREYFKQAGPKLLEPIMKIEIECPEDFQGTVVGDVIRRRGIMSSNDIVDGNSIIIAEVPLAETFGYATDLRSMTQGQGTFSMELETYREVPSNVQEEIIEKKRKEKEGK is encoded by the coding sequence ATGAAACTGGAGAACGTAAGAAACATTGGGATCAGTGCCCACATTGACTCGGGCAAAACGACCCTCAGCGAACGGATTCTGTTTTACGCTGGTCGAATCCACAAGATCGAAGACGTTCGTGGCGGTGGCGACGGCGCGACCATGGACCATATGGAACTGGAAAAAGAGCGTGGGATCACGATCACCAGTGCCGCGACGAGCCTGCAATGGAAGGGCAACGCGATCAACCTGATCGACACCCCAGGCCACGTCGACTTTACCGTCGAAGTGGAACGCAGCCTTCGTGTTCTCGACGGGGCCGTCTTGGTTCTCTGTAGCGTCGGTGGCGTGCAAAGCCAGTCGATCACCGTCGACCGCCAAATGAAACGTTACCAAGTGCCACGCTTGGCTTTCATCAACAAGATGGATCGAACCGGTGCGAACCCGTTCCGCGTTGTCGAACAACTGCGCGAAAAATTGGGTGCCGAAGCGTTCTTGATGCAGTACCCGATCGGCGCCGAAGAAAACTTTGAAGGCGTCGTCGACCTGATCGAAATGAAATCGTATCGATTCTCCGGTACCGAAGGCCAGAACGTCGACGTCGGTGAAGTCCCTGAGAACCTGAAAGAAAAGTGCGAAGCGCAACGCCTGCACATGCTCGAGCAGTTGTCGATGTACAACGACGAGATGATGGAGTTGCTGCTCAGCGAAGAAGAAGTCCCCAAGGAGATGATCTACAAGGTCACTCGGGATGCGGTTCTTGGCGGAGCGACTCCGGTTTACATGGGAACGGCGTTCAAAAACAAAGGCGTTCAACCGTTGCTTGACGCGGTCAACTCGTACCTGCCGAGCCCCCTGGATCGCGAAATCCACGGCCGTGACCCTCAGGATGAAGAGAAGCGGATCGAGTTGAAGCCCGATCCGAAAGCTCCCTTCGTCGGTATGGGCTTCAAGATCGTCGATGATCCCTTCGGTCAATTGACGTTCATGCGGATTTACCAAGGAACGATCGAAAAAGGCGGTACCTACGTCAACCAACGTACCGGACGAAGCGAACGCTTTAGCCGAATCGTTCGGATGCACAGCGACAAGCGCGAAGAGATCGACAAGGCGGAAGCCGGCGACATCATTGCCGTGATGGGAATCGATGCGGCCAGCGGTGATACCTATGGCGATACCCGCGATCAGTGCACCTTGGAATCGATGTTCGTCCCAGACCCCGTGATCAAAATCGCCGTCTCGCCGAAGAGCCGTGGCGACGGGGACAAAATGGGCAAGGCACTGCAGCGTTTCCGAAAAGAAGACCCGACGTTCCGCGTGATGACGGATGAGGAAACCAACGAAATCCTGATCAGCGGCATGGGTGAGCTGCACCTTGAGGTTTACATCGAACGAATTCGACGTGAATACGACGTCGAAATTGAAGTCGGTGCACCGAAGGTAAGCTACCGCGAAAGCCCGACCAAGAGCATCGAGTTCAACTACAAGCACAAGAAGCAAACCGGTGGTAGCGGTCAATACGCTCACATCGTCGGTAAGCTAAGCCCACTGGAATCGGTGAGCGAAGACAGCTTTGAGTTCGAAGATCACGTCGTCGGTGGCCGGATTCCGAAGCAGTACATCCCTGCGATCGAAAAAGGTTTCCGCGACATCCTCGGCAAAGGCCCGCTCGCGGAATACCCCGTGGTGGGAACTCGGATCGACCTGAATGATGGTTCGTTCCACGAAGTTGACTCCTCGGAGAAGGCGTTTTACACCGCCGCCCAAGGTTGCTTCCGTGAGTACTTCAAGCAGGCCGGCCCGAAGTTGCTTGAGCCGATTATGAAAATCGAAATCGAGTGCCCCGAAGATTTCCAAGGGACGGTCGTCGGTGACGTGATCCGCCGCCGAGGGATCATGAGCAGCAACGACATCGTCGATGGCAACAGCATCATCATCGCCGAAGTTCCGCTGGCCGAAACTTTCGGTTACGCGACTGACCTGCGAAGCATGACCCAAGGCCAAGGTACGTTCTCGATGGAACTGGAAACCTACCGTGAGGTTCCTTCGAACGTCCAAGAAGAAATCATCGAGAAGAAGCGGAAGGAAAAGGAAGGCAAGTAA
- the rpsR gene encoding 30S ribosomal protein S18, protein MPPRPMSSRSRARKRSRVRSRAKKKDPIFVDGQRPRPMYVDYKDVELLKKMINRQGRIVGRRKSGCTAVSQHAVTAAVKRARYMALLPYQGE, encoded by the coding sequence ATGCCTCCACGCCCAATGAGCTCGCGTAGCCGAGCCCGCAAACGATCACGAGTCCGCTCGCGAGCCAAGAAGAAGGATCCGATCTTCGTCGATGGCCAGCGACCACGTCCGATGTACGTTGATTACAAGGACGTCGAACTGCTCAAGAAAATGATCAACCGCCAGGGACGCATCGTCGGCCGCCGCAAAAGCGGTTGCACCGCCGTCAGCCAGCACGCCGTGACCGCGGCTGTCAAACGCGCCCGCTACATGGCACTGCTGCCTTACCAAGGCGAGTAA
- a CDS encoding acyl-CoA thioesterase, translated as MSFRTHRRVEFRDTDAAGIVHFSAFFPWMESAEHEMLRSVGIQILPDSHSPAQSADSRQTVTWPRVSASCDYHQAARFEDELSVAVEVLKIGRSSVQYQIAFSRQADSGPPVPIATGKTVVVCCQLRPGGKLEKAEIPADIRAKLESL; from the coding sequence ATGAGCTTCCGAACGCACCGCCGCGTCGAGTTTCGAGACACCGACGCGGCCGGCATTGTTCACTTCTCGGCGTTCTTCCCTTGGATGGAATCGGCCGAGCACGAGATGCTTCGTTCGGTCGGAATTCAGATTTTGCCGGATAGCCATTCTCCGGCCCAGTCAGCTGACTCTCGGCAGACGGTCACTTGGCCTCGCGTGAGCGCCTCGTGTGATTATCACCAAGCGGCCCGCTTCGAAGACGAACTGTCGGTTGCCGTCGAGGTTCTTAAGATTGGTCGTTCAAGCGTCCAGTACCAAATTGCTTTCTCACGGCAAGCCGATAGCGGTCCGCCCGTGCCAATCGCGACCGGCAAAACCGTCGTCGTTTGTTGCCAGCTTCGTCCCGGCGGCAAGTTAGAAAAGGCCGAGATCCCGGCAGACATCCGCGCAAAACTCGAATCGCTCTAA